CGGCGCTCTTGAGCGCCGCCACGGTCGCCTGCCGGAGCGAGGCCGCGCGGGCGGCGTACGCGTGACGCACCCTCGCGCTGCCGGCGTCCACCAGCACGGCCGCCCCGGTCTCCGGATCCTCGGCCGCCACGAGCCCGACCTCCGGGAGAGCGGCCTCCCTCGGGTCGGACACCGAGATCGCGATCACGTCGTGCTTCTTCGCGAGCACCCGGAGCGTCCGCTCGTAGCCGCGATCCTGGAAGTCCGAGACCAGGAACAGCACGGCCCGCTTCGTCACCACGCGCCGCAGCACCTCCAGCGCGCGGCGGATGTCGGTTCC
This sequence is a window from Terriglobia bacterium. Protein-coding genes within it:
- a CDS encoding DUF58 domain-containing protein, with amino-acid sequence GTDIRRALEVLRRVVTKRAVLFLVSDFQDRGYERTLRVLAKKHDVIAISVSDPREAALPEVGLVAAEDPETGAAVLVDAGSARVRHAYAARAASLRQATVAALKSAGVELLDLSTGEPYDLPLVRFFRERARRVARGGG